Proteins encoded together in one Salarias fasciatus chromosome 17, fSalaFa1.1, whole genome shotgun sequence window:
- the LOC115403880 gene encoding interferon-induced protein 44-like, with translation MAWLFQDSPTFKEPWRVIPWGNRNEELDYVRNFKPRSGVKHLRVLLLGPPGSGKSAFIDSVDTTLRRRVSARALAATNYDRSFTQEYRSYKIQTETPGTFYPLLFCDTMGIEKGSGRGVDVENIKLILKGHVKEGFKLLPGSKPTGSNYIDTPTINDKVHVLVCVVPATTVNLIEEEPVIKIKEVRQEARDLGECSQL, from the exons ATGGCTTGGTTG TTTCAAGATTCTCCAA CTTTCAAAGAACCATGGAGAGTCATACCATGGGG GAATAGAAATGAAGAATTGGATTATGTGAGGAATTTTAAACCTCGTTCAGGAGTTAAACATCTCAGAGTTCTGCTGCTTGGACCACCAGGCTCTGGAAAGTCCGCCTTCATCGACTCTGTTGACACCACTCTCCGAAGAAGAGTTTCAGCTCGAGCTTTGGCAGCTACTAACTATGACCGCAGCTTCACTCAGGAA TACCGAAGTTATAAAATCCAGACAGAAACACCTGGAACCTTTTATCCTCTTCTCTTCTGTGACACCATGGGTATTGAGAAGGGCTCTGGGAGAGGAGTTGATGTGGAAAATATCAAACTGATCCTGAAAGGACACGTCAAAGAAGGATTCAAG CTCCTTCCTGGCAGTAAACCAACTGGATCCAACTACATTGATACTCCGACCATCAATGACAAAGTTCAtgttctggtttgtgttgttcCTGCCACCACAGTCAACCTGATAGAGGAAGAGCCTGTTATAAAGATAAAAGAGGTCAGACAAGAAGCCCGGGATTTAGGTGAGTGTTCACAGCTGTGA